One genomic segment of Micromonospora sp. WMMC415 includes these proteins:
- a CDS encoding AbrB/MazE/SpoVT family DNA-binding domain-containing protein: MSAVDKSGRVADRSIVRVLGWGPGTRLDIREQAGIIVARTAVDAVHCIGDRGHLHLPLAVRRWCRLTAGDRVLLAADPAPGVLVAHPLAVLDRLLADVHAAVAGGEAA; encoded by the coding sequence TTGAGCGCGGTGGACAAAAGCGGCCGAGTCGCCGATCGCAGTATCGTCCGGGTGCTTGGCTGGGGGCCGGGGACCCGGCTGGACATCCGCGAGCAGGCGGGAATCATCGTGGCCCGGACGGCAGTCGATGCTGTCCACTGCATCGGCGATCGTGGTCACCTGCATCTGCCGTTGGCGGTGCGCCGGTGGTGCCGGCTGACGGCGGGGGATCGCGTTCTGCTTGCTGCGGACCCTGCCCCCGGTGTACTGGTGGCCCATCCCCTTGCCGTGCTCGACCGGCTGCTGGCCGACGTGCACGCTGCCGTGGCGGGGGGTGAGGCGGCGTGA